Genomic segment of Panicum virgatum strain AP13 chromosome 2K, P.virgatum_v5, whole genome shotgun sequence:
CATAGCCACCAACCCCACCTCTCTCTTATATATGGCACTGCGcgatgggggcccaccagccatgttgggctgggcgtccccgatcaggacgcgagtcaagggcccagttggccgttgggccaactggtggagatcaacaCTAACATTGGTTCTATCTGTTAAAAATTTTATATGTGCTCTGTAATCACCATCTTACTATCTTGGAGGGTCGTCCAGCATGAATGCCGGAATTTAGCCATTTCTATACATAGGGGTATTACTAtagtgaccgttgtactccccctgacggtcacattcatactttaatagatcatctcttGCTTTCAATGCACATTACAGGGGAGTACCTTTCTTAACTTGTCTCATAGGCGTGTCTCCATGATGTGCTCTTCCTTGGCGAGCTTGCTGATGAATTTGTGAACTTGACTAGCCACCATGCAACTCTTGACCTTTCCCGCAGCACCAATTTCCACCGGCGAAACAAACCACCGGTCGATGAGCCCATCAAAACACAGCTCGGCTTGACACACTGCACTGGGCCAGTCTTCGTTGTCTATCAATCCTTCTGTAATCCACCTTCCTACTAAGGTTGACCGTCTGATGCTTTGACCTTGAGGGAAGATAGCCAGGTACAACAAGCAACTCTTGTATTCTTTGGGCAGATCCTTGTAAGAGAACATGAACATCTTCTCAGCATTGCGGCCCAATGTTGTTTGCGAAACCGGGGCGCCATGTAGCATGCGAAGTTCTTGGTACCTCCTATTAGGATTCGCATACAGAGCATGAGCGAACATCTTCATGCAGAATTCATGTGGTTGACACTTTTCCAGGATGTCgcggaaaatctgaggattgtaGTTGCCGCCTTCATCGTTCtcgtgctgctgccgctgccttATAAGCTTGAGCACAATATCATGGTATTGGTAGAGATCAGCAAGAGAATAGACTATGGGCTTGTGCGGTGGATAGCAGAAATCTTGGGTGGCCTTTTGGGTACTCTTTGTGGTGATCACCATCATTGCACTGCCGGCAGCACAACGCACCAGGCTCAAAGCATTTCTAGTCTCCTCCCATCttcttgcatagttttgatcATTATGGAGGATAAGCAGGGTCCGCTTCGTTCGTACCAACTCTTCAATCCTGTCCACCGCCCATTTGATCTCAAGTTGCTCTTCAATCTTCTTGGCTATCTCATCCATCTTCTCCGTCAGTTGAGCACCCAGTTTGCCCATATCTAGAGGTATTTTGTTGTCGTCCTCTTCGCCTCCTGCTCCTGTCTGTGGCAACAGGCCTGCtgagttgctgctgctggccgaCGGGAACACCTCCCGCAGGATGCGCTCATACTGGGCATGATGCAGGCATAATGCATACCCCCCAAACAGGTCCCCAAGCTCCTGAGCCGTTTTCTTGATGATCTCCTCCTCATCAGATATGCCTGATACAGATCTGGCCTTGTCCCTTACTTCGCCTTGATTGAGGATTATTCGCCCCCACCAATCATACAATGGCGATAAGCGCAGGGCTACAAGGAGCAGGCGTAATGATTGGGTGGAGGGGCTTTGGCCTTCCATGTCCAGTCCCACCTGCTTGTCGATATCTTTGATCCTGCCCTTGATTTTCTCAATCCTTGTCCTGACATTCATGTCTATGATTGTTTTGGTCAGTTCATCAACCAGATATTGTTTCTTCCTGAAATAGTATTGCCGAATATCCTGCTCCTCCTTGGACACCTCGGCGGAAAAGCCGCCATATTCAAATTCTACTATCTTCAGCAGCATGTACAAGAGAATGTCCAGAGGCTGTTCCAGCAACCGATGACTGGGGTGCATTGCCGGGATGTCGACGCAGGCCATGGCCTCAAAACGGCTCGCCAGACTCGCCGCGATATCCAAGGCTCCGGCGACCGCATCTGTATCCTCAGGAGGGGCTACAATGGCGATGGATGGCACCCCTATCttatctcctcctcctccattgaTTTTCTCTGTCCAGTCAACTAGTTTCTCCCTCAAGTAATCCTCCAGAGGGAGAGCCTCCAGAAGGGCCCTTcgacgaccgcgaggctcttcATCGGCggtcgccgctgctgccgcctcgtCGAGGTACAAGTGCCCGTACTCTGTCGtcttcgtcatcgtcgtcgtccaaTGTTCCTgctccttccttcttcttcttcttcgggaCCTCCACGCCGTACCttgcccgccgctcgccgacgTCGCGCGCCCGGTCCTTGAGCTCTTGTAGTCGGTTCGCCGCGCGGTGCTGAGCGACCATCTCCAGCACGAACCCGGGAAGCCACCAGCCATGGCGCCGCCAGAGGCCGTCCCGGGTGCGGTACAGGTCGATGCAATCTCTGCAGTCGTTGACGAGCTCCCGGACTTGGTTCATCCACGCACGGACCGGCTCTTCGTGCTCCCTGCCGCGACGCTTCTTCTTGTTGAGGTGGTGCAgaaagctcttcatgctctccATCTCATCCTTGATGAACTGCAAGTCGCCACGCACGCCTCCAAGCAGCTTCGTCTCCTCGCGGATGGCGCCCAGCAGCGTGCCGACGGCGCCAGCGGCCAAGTCAGCCATCGGTCACCGACGCTCGATCGAGCTTCAGTTGTGGTTTAGCAGCAACAAGAGGTGGGCGGGTTTACAGGTTAGCTTTGGGTAGCGATGCATCATTCTGCTCCATATGCATGTCCAAATTGGCCTCGCTCGTCTGGCTAACTGCAACTCTGCAACTACGTAACGTCCAATGCAGGTTGTTCTTTACCCACGGCAAGGGGCAAGGCAAGGATCCAGCACCCCAGCAGGTCTGTTCTTTGGCTTGCTTTTCTAAAGCTCACGAGTCTTCACATTAACAACTCCTTCCAGACTTCGTCTTGGACGCACATGTTGTCCAACTTTAGAATGTGGTATCCTTTGTCGTCACGTGCAGATTGTTCTTTACCTACTGCGTGAACCCAAGACCAAGAGGCCACAAGGCAAAGATCAAGCCAGGCATCCAAAGCGCCGGAGGAGCAGACTCTCCTTCCTTTAACGTCATCATTTCCTGCtagctttctttttttttcctgtgcTTGTTAGGttgttagttttttttcttggattgggtaatcacacttttgcaaatccccccttaTTGGAACCCTTTTCAAAAACTGTTTAATTTTGAACCAAATTGAATATCAAATAAGCAGATAGTTAACTTTTCTTATTGGAGAACAAGTTGAATTTTGCCATGAGGTGTTACTACATTCATATTATTCGTCCTTTCTGTATCTTTTGGTTATGCTTTCAGTATACAATATGCTTGTGTTCAGAAGAAGCATTGTTAACTACCAATGTCAACCGAGCCCTACCTGGAATTGTTCTGACTACTGTTTTTTCCTCTGAATAAAGATAGGAACTGAACTCATTATATGGCTAGAGGATGATTCTGGGATAGACCCAGTGATGTATCTACGAAGCCGCAGTGCTAGGAAGTCAACTAGGTATGGTGGGCAGATGCCCGGTCATGGAAGAGGATGAAGTTTCCAAAAAAGGATTTACCCAAAAAGGATTTTCTACCTCCACGAAACAGGGTTAGAAAAAGAGCTTCCAGAGACATCGATATACTTCACACTGAGAGCCTCATAAAACTGGTAAGTTAATGAACTTACCCAGTTTTTCTGATTAATAAGAACTGCAGATCTTGTgcctttttttagaaaatgaaaTATTGTATCTGCTCATGCAGGTGGAGAAAGTTTTTAGCGTTAGCAATCCAAATCCCCTGGAAGTAGAGGACGCAAAGAGACCACTCAAGGTAAGCTCGATTGCCTTATACACAAATTATGTTACCAGGAAGTTTTCACTGTGCCTAACTGTAAATGTCTGCAGGAGCAACTAGTTGATGCAATAGCAAGGCATGCTGAGGCATCTGATGGTGAAAGTGAAATATATGAGCAATTTGCAATTTAAGATGGTTGCTAGAGATTTCTGAGATTCCTTCAAATGTACACCATTTGTTCTGCAAACTGTGTAATATTGTATTTCCACCATGAGGAGTTAGTACGCTTGTAAAATGATGAAGATGTGCTTTTCTGAAGTTTCTTAGACATAACAGAAAAACATATGTTAATTGGCAGTCTTCTAGAGTGGATGTACGTGCAGCATGATGCTTTAATGATTACAGATAGGGAGTGTCTACCTATGCAACATAACTTGAAAGTACTTGGGCACAGGAGGGCATAATGAAAAGCACTATCAAACCCAACATGCTAAATACAATCAAGCTTACTGTGTCATGCCAAGCATATTTGGCACTCCCCTTTTTTAGTGTGAAGAGACGGGCACAATCGAGGTCATCGAAGGAAGATTTAAGGAGAAGTTGATGCCATGTGGTTATTGCTGGAACATGCATCCATAACTTTGTAAGTCTGTAGGGAAACTGTCTTGGGTAAAatcttgttgatgatgtttaTTCCAAATTTAAGTCGCTGTAGGTTAAAGTACCTATGTTCGTATATGAAGCATTCTTGTACGAGGAATTGCAATTAAACATTATGGCAATGTAAAGCTTCTAGATAGAGCTAGATGTGTGAAACTGACTTGTCTTTCGTTTCGCTCTCTTGTGTGCACTAGGAAATGGCCCAAGATTTGG
This window contains:
- the LOC120695251 gene encoding disease resistance protein Pik-2-like, with the protein product MACVDIPAMHPSHRLLEQPLDILLYMLLKIVEFEYGGFSAEVSKEEQDIRQYYFRKKQYLVDELTKTIIDMNVRTRIEKIKGRIKDIDKQVGLDMEGQSPSTQSLRLLLVALRLSPLYDWWGRIILNQGEVRDKARSVSGISDEEEIIKKTAQELGDLFGGYALCLHHAQYERILREVFPSASSSNSAGLLPQTGAGGEEDDNKIPLDMGKLGAQLTEKMDEIAKKIEEQLEIKWAVDRIEELVRTKRTLLILHNDQNYARRWEETRNALSLVRCAAGSAMMVITTKSTQKATQDFCYPPHKPIVYSLADLYQYHDIVLKLIRQRQQHENDEGGNYNPQIFRDILEKCQPHEFCMKMFAHALYANPNRRYQELRMLHGAPVSQTTLGRNAEKMFMFSYKDLPKEYKSCLLYLAIFPQGQSIRRSTLVGRWITEGLIDNEDWPSAVCQAELCFDGLIDRWFVSPVEIGAAGKVKSCMVASQVHKFISKLAKEEHIMETRL
- the LOC120674340 gene encoding protein EMSY-LIKE 3-like; amino-acid sequence: MKFPKKDLPKKDFLPPRNRVRKRASRDIDILHTESLIKLVEKVFSVSNPNPLEVEDAKRPLKEQLVDAIARHAEASDGESEIYEQFAI